The Psychrosphaera ytuae genome includes a region encoding these proteins:
- the mutL gene encoding DNA mismatch repair endonuclease MutL: MTIQILPPQLANQIAAGEVVERPSSVVKELVENALDAGATKIEIDIERGGHKKILIKDDGKGIPKDQLALALSRHATSKIANIEDLEAIVSLGFRGEALASISSVSRLTITSKPKTQNEAWSAIAEGLDMAVDVKPAAHPNGTSVEVIDLFFNTPARRKFLRAEKTEFSHIETLIRRIAMSRPEITFVLKHNGKTVKRYRSQCHLDDAISVQSGRISEVISSGFLEMTSVRSVQYDQINISVWACRPDMCKSVNPAQYAFVNGRMMRDKLIQHAIRQAYANSLHAEQQPEYVLFIELPADEVDVNVHPAKHEVRFHHARLLHDLIVTAFQDCIQDFSRASMLEEPVPIDSDKDFQAVSDQSTQPEVQRSSEYVGQVQTESQKQVKPDWLVTPQNYQTAVNETQIERSALVAKERSTPSPMSSTTSFPGLKPKSTGTEYQNRSSLTQLQLDECTIGTEIQSNDKNLSKLGSVGHLERTPQSVSSIQSDISKDTLQVLSVEGDAVLFWFEQQVWASRVSRLLSWSNDTKDDVGQQPLSSLSVEQKEPAPLLVPIRIRLEPEELSNLKQIDSLLEGIGFGFKQHNNFLIIKQVPSFIRSKNNNHALPEFFAELLRLMVKKHPSELISEQQIVELLVKPATGVNDLEKIIQELRILTSTDSHRSRLKQLAKPLEGRQLLQWLAL; the protein is encoded by the coding sequence CTGGCCAACCAAATTGCGGCAGGCGAAGTAGTGGAACGTCCGTCCTCAGTAGTCAAAGAACTCGTTGAAAACGCTTTGGATGCTGGCGCTACTAAAATCGAGATAGACATAGAGCGTGGCGGACACAAAAAAATCTTGATAAAAGATGATGGTAAAGGCATTCCCAAAGATCAACTCGCTTTGGCTTTGTCTCGTCATGCAACTAGCAAAATTGCTAATATTGAAGACCTTGAGGCGATTGTCTCATTGGGATTTCGCGGTGAAGCTTTAGCGTCGATTAGCTCAGTGTCTCGGCTGACAATTACCTCCAAACCCAAAACACAAAATGAAGCTTGGTCCGCCATTGCTGAAGGGCTAGATATGGCGGTTGATGTAAAACCCGCAGCACACCCAAACGGCACTTCGGTCGAGGTAATAGACTTATTTTTTAACACCCCTGCTCGCCGCAAATTCTTACGTGCTGAAAAGACTGAATTTAGCCATATCGAAACGCTTATCCGTCGAATTGCAATGAGCCGACCAGAAATTACTTTTGTGCTCAAACACAATGGTAAAACAGTCAAACGATATCGCAGTCAATGCCACTTAGATGATGCAATTTCAGTGCAATCAGGCAGAATTTCAGAAGTTATAAGCAGCGGCTTTTTGGAGATGACGAGTGTTCGGTCGGTGCAATATGACCAAATAAATATCTCTGTGTGGGCTTGTCGCCCTGACATGTGTAAATCCGTCAACCCGGCACAGTATGCGTTTGTTAACGGCAGAATGATGCGAGATAAACTCATCCAGCATGCGATTCGCCAAGCATACGCCAACAGCTTGCACGCTGAACAACAGCCTGAGTATGTGTTATTTATTGAGCTACCCGCGGATGAAGTGGATGTAAACGTTCATCCGGCCAAACACGAAGTGAGATTCCATCACGCTCGGTTGTTACACGACCTCATAGTGACTGCATTTCAAGACTGCATCCAGGATTTTAGTCGAGCCTCGATGCTGGAGGAGCCAGTTCCTATAGATAGCGATAAGGATTTCCAAGCTGTAAGTGATCAATCAACACAACCAGAAGTGCAAAGGTCATCAGAGTACGTCGGTCAAGTTCAAACAGAATCACAAAAACAGGTGAAGCCAGACTGGTTAGTGACACCACAAAATTACCAAACCGCAGTTAACGAAACTCAAATAGAGCGTTCAGCTCTTGTCGCAAAAGAGAGGTCAACACCATCTCCCATGAGTTCGACAACCAGTTTTCCAGGTTTGAAGCCGAAGTCTACGGGCACTGAATACCAGAATAGATCTTCATTGACTCAATTACAGTTAGACGAATGCACTATAGGAACTGAAATACAGTCTAATGATAAAAACTTGTCAAAATTAGGCTCGGTAGGTCACCTAGAGCGTACGCCACAGAGTGTTTCTTCTATCCAATCGGATATTTCCAAGGACACTTTGCAAGTTTTAAGTGTTGAAGGTGACGCAGTGTTGTTTTGGTTTGAACAACAAGTATGGGCCAGCAGAGTAAGTAGACTATTAAGTTGGTCAAATGACACCAAAGACGACGTTGGTCAACAACCCCTAAGTTCCTTGAGCGTTGAACAAAAAGAGCCAGCTCCTTTATTGGTACCAATCCGAATTAGGCTTGAGCCAGAAGAGCTAAGCAACCTTAAACAAATCGATTCACTGCTTGAGGGGATCGGTTTTGGTTTCAAACAACACAATAACTTTTTGATCATAAAGCAAGTGCCGAGTTTTATTCGAAGTAAAAATAACAATCATGCGTTACCCGAGTTTTTTGCTGAGTTGCTGAGATTGATGGTGAAAAAACATCCCAGCGAACTTATTTCGGAACAGCAAATTGTAGAGCTTTTGGTCAAGCCCGCTACTGGCGTAAATGATTTAGAGAAAATTATTCAAGAGTTGCGTATACTTACCTCAACCGATTCACACCGCTCTCGATTGAAGCAGCTGGCTAAACCACTTGAAGGAAGGCAGCTGTTACAATGGCTGGCGCTATAA
- the hflC gene encoding protease modulator HflC: MKSFSVILIAVFALMTFSSLFVVKEGERSIVIQFGKVKRDDTGAPVVNEPGLHIKLPLVERVKTLDARIQTLDGEPDRFVTVEKKDLIVDSFVKWRISDFATYYLATGGIKANAERLLDQKVNNGLRTAFGSRTIKEIVSGERQELMQQAIIAARSSSDLGIEVLDVRVKQINLPVKVSNSIFERMRTERQEVAKAHRSEGREKAEIIRADVDARITVMLAEAEREAQTLRGEGDAMAAKVYADAFNKNPEFFSFVRSLEAYTNSFNSKNDILVLEPDSDFFRYMKTTSGK, encoded by the coding sequence ATGAAATCATTTAGCGTAATTCTAATTGCTGTTTTTGCTCTAATGACTTTTTCATCACTATTTGTGGTGAAAGAAGGCGAGCGCAGTATTGTTATTCAGTTTGGTAAAGTAAAGCGTGATGACACTGGTGCGCCAGTGGTCAATGAGCCGGGTTTACACATTAAGCTTCCTCTTGTGGAACGCGTAAAAACCCTAGATGCACGTATCCAAACACTAGACGGTGAACCAGACCGTTTCGTAACGGTTGAGAAAAAAGACTTAATCGTTGACTCATTTGTTAAGTGGCGTATCTCTGATTTTGCAACTTACTACCTCGCTACTGGTGGTATTAAAGCAAATGCTGAGCGTCTACTAGATCAGAAAGTAAATAATGGTCTTCGTACCGCTTTTGGTTCTCGTACTATCAAAGAAATCGTGTCTGGTGAGCGTCAAGAGCTAATGCAACAAGCTATTATCGCAGCGCGTAGTTCAAGTGACCTAGGTATCGAAGTACTCGATGTTCGTGTTAAGCAAATTAACCTACCGGTTAAAGTGAGTAACTCGATTTTCGAACGTATGCGTACTGAGCGTCAAGAAGTGGCGAAAGCACACCGCTCAGAAGGACGTGAGAAAGCCGAAATTATTCGTGCCGATGTTGATGCACGTATCACGGTTATGTTGGCAGAAGCTGAGCGCGAAGCACAAACCCTTCGCGGTGAAGGCGATGCAATGGCGGCAAAAGTATACGCAGATGCGTTTAACAAAAACCCTGAGTTTTTCTCTTTTGTTCGTAGCCTTGAAGCCTACACAAATAGCTTTAACAGCAAGAACGACATCTTAGTTCTTGAGCCAGACAGTGACTTTTTCCGTTACATGAAAACGACAAGCGGTAAATAA
- the hflX gene encoding ribosome rescue GTPase HflX encodes MFDRYEGGEQAVLVHVNFSSENDREDLEELGLLVSSAGVSTLAVCTTTRHSPDAKYYVGSGKAQEIADTVQAEGADIVIFNHALSPSQERNLEALFKCRVLDRTGLILDIFAQRARTHEGKLQVELAQLRHISTRLIRGWTHLERQKGGIGLRGPGETQLETDRRLLRARINHILGRLAKVSKQREQGRRSRKKAEVPTVSLVGYTNAGKSTLFNALTEADVYAADQLFATLDPTLRKIDIDDVGETILADTVGFIRHLPHDLVAAFKATLTETREADLQLHVIDVADPRKSDNIFQVNEVLTEIEADDIPQLLVFNKIDLIEDAQPHIERDDEGKPISVWLTAQKEQGLDLLLQAISELLGLAMWDTQLVLPPSEGKLRAELYQLNGVNEEHIDEQGQFVLQVRISKIDQAKLNKQLGYNIEKWQVSH; translated from the coding sequence TTGTTTGATAGGTACGAAGGCGGTGAACAAGCCGTTTTAGTTCACGTTAATTTTTCATCTGAAAATGACCGTGAAGATTTAGAAGAACTTGGCCTGTTGGTTTCGTCAGCGGGTGTATCGACTTTGGCAGTGTGTACGACTACACGCCACTCTCCTGATGCAAAGTATTACGTAGGCTCTGGTAAGGCTCAAGAAATTGCTGACACGGTGCAAGCAGAAGGCGCGGATATTGTGATCTTTAATCATGCGCTCTCACCATCTCAAGAGCGCAACTTAGAAGCGCTTTTTAAATGTCGGGTACTGGACCGAACGGGTTTGATTTTAGATATATTTGCCCAGCGAGCCAGAACACACGAAGGTAAGCTTCAGGTCGAGCTTGCACAGCTTCGACATATTTCAACCCGTCTAATCCGGGGCTGGACTCACTTAGAACGCCAAAAAGGTGGTATTGGTCTTCGTGGACCAGGTGAGACCCAGTTGGAAACTGATCGCCGGTTATTGAGAGCGCGTATTAATCACATATTAGGTCGACTAGCCAAAGTATCGAAACAACGCGAGCAAGGCCGTCGCAGTCGCAAGAAGGCCGAGGTACCGACAGTGTCTTTGGTAGGTTATACCAACGCGGGTAAATCAACCTTGTTTAACGCATTAACAGAGGCTGATGTATACGCTGCTGATCAGTTGTTTGCGACACTTGATCCGACCTTGAGAAAGATAGACATTGACGATGTTGGTGAGACGATTCTGGCGGATACGGTAGGGTTTATCAGACACTTACCACACGACTTAGTTGCGGCATTCAAAGCCACACTAACAGAAACACGCGAAGCTGACTTGCAACTACATGTTATTGATGTTGCTGACCCTCGAAAGAGTGACAATATTTTTCAGGTCAATGAAGTGCTTACCGAAATTGAAGCTGACGATATTCCACAGCTTTTAGTGTTTAATAAAATCGACCTAATAGAAGATGCGCAACCACATATTGAGCGAGATGACGAAGGCAAGCCTATTTCAGTTTGGTTGACGGCACAGAAAGAGCAGGGACTTGACCTGCTGTTACAAGCAATTTCTGAGTTACTTGGGCTGGCGATGTGGGATACTCAACTCGTCTTGCCACCAAGTGAGGGGAAACTAAGAGCAGAACTTTATCAGCTCAATGGAGTCAATGAAGAGCACATTGATGAGCAGGGTCAGTTTGTTTTACAAGTGAGAATCAGTAAAATTGACCAAGCAAAGTTGAATAAACAGCTCGGTTATAACATTGAAAAATGGCAAGTCAGCCACTAA
- the miaA gene encoding tRNA (adenosine(37)-N6)-dimethylallyltransferase MiaA, with amino-acid sequence MSQPNNKTVISIMGPTASGKTDLAMQLSDLINGDLISVDSALIYRDMDIGTAKPTEAELKQYPHQLISFLDPSEVYSAADFRRDAIAAIERSFQLGKTPILVGGTMMYFKSLVEGISQLPEADPKIRAEIETLANQHGWQYVHEKLAEVDPDSANRIHPNDPQRINRAYEIYLISGKTMTQLMSEEKQPIPYDIKQFAFMCEDKSVLHERIEQRFHIMLEQGFEQEVKRLHARGDLHMDLPAIRSVGYRQMWQYLEGELDRDEMIFRGVVATRQLAKRQLTWLRSWKQVTYLEIGKTKENLQRILNSLS; translated from the coding sequence ATGAGTCAACCAAATAACAAAACTGTGATCTCAATTATGGGACCCACAGCCTCTGGCAAAACGGATTTAGCTATGCAATTGTCAGATTTAATTAATGGTGACTTGATTAGTGTCGATTCAGCCCTTATATATCGCGACATGGATATTGGTACTGCAAAGCCAACAGAAGCGGAGCTAAAACAATATCCTCATCAACTTATAAGCTTTCTTGATCCATCCGAAGTATACTCCGCTGCCGACTTTAGACGTGATGCAATTGCGGCTATAGAGCGAAGTTTCCAATTAGGGAAAACCCCTATTTTGGTCGGTGGAACAATGATGTACTTTAAAAGCCTGGTTGAAGGTATTTCTCAGTTACCAGAAGCTGACCCAAAGATTCGTGCAGAGATTGAGACCCTCGCGAATCAGCACGGTTGGCAGTATGTACATGAAAAATTGGCCGAAGTTGATCCTGATTCAGCAAATCGTATCCACCCGAATGATCCACAAAGGATAAATAGGGCGTACGAGATTTACCTGATTTCGGGTAAGACAATGACCCAATTAATGTCTGAGGAAAAGCAGCCGATACCATATGACATAAAGCAGTTTGCTTTTATGTGTGAAGACAAATCGGTGCTTCATGAACGCATCGAGCAACGGTTCCACATTATGCTGGAACAGGGGTTTGAACAAGAAGTCAAACGCCTACACGCTCGTGGCGACTTACATATGGATTTACCCGCGATTCGTTCAGTTGGATATCGCCAAATGTGGCAATATTTAGAAGGCGAATTAGATAGGGACGAAATGATTTTTAGGGGCGTCGTGGCAACTAGGCAACTGGCTAAACGACAATTAACTTGGCTTCGCAGTTGGAAGCAGGTTACGTACCTAGAAATAGGAAAAACAAAAGAAAACTTGCAACGAATTTTAAACTCGCTAAGCTAA
- a CDS encoding DUF2065 domain-containing protein — protein sequence MQIDWILVIAMVLIVEGMMPLLFPKTWQGYIKKLANEPVSTVRHVGLILFVIGIFMLLLR from the coding sequence GTGCAAATAGATTGGATATTAGTAATAGCAATGGTGTTAATTGTCGAGGGCATGATGCCTCTGCTGTTTCCCAAAACCTGGCAAGGGTATATCAAAAAATTAGCGAATGAGCCTGTTTCGACTGTTCGCCATGTTGGTCTGATCTTATTTGTTATTGGAATTTTCATGTTACTGCTAAGGTAA
- a CDS encoding tetratricopeptide repeat protein, protein MKYWFVVALLMVSFFTRAEEPLQAVQIYTQDELLDLIKKNKHLERVKADRCQLTRDIEDRAVKLHLPAYEFLYGDMLAWGVCVDRDAELGMYYIRESAKQGLVAAIEQLGRYYHQGTFVQKDEEKAYTYILRAAELGNLNAQLRLIDMQLEGNGSPYDFENAYRWLHHAVIADKKIHNQAAQKLKKLEQLMHPKAVKAAKARAY, encoded by the coding sequence ATGAAATATTGGTTTGTCGTTGCACTTTTAATGGTCTCGTTTTTTACTCGAGCAGAAGAGCCGTTGCAAGCGGTACAAATATATACACAAGATGAGCTGTTAGACTTAATTAAGAAAAACAAGCACCTAGAGCGGGTTAAAGCGGACCGTTGCCAATTGACTCGCGATATTGAGGACCGGGCAGTTAAGCTTCATTTACCTGCGTATGAGTTTTTGTACGGTGACATGCTTGCGTGGGGCGTGTGTGTGGACCGCGACGCTGAATTAGGCATGTACTATATCCGCGAGTCGGCAAAACAAGGCCTTGTCGCGGCAATAGAACAGCTCGGACGTTACTACCATCAAGGCACATTTGTTCAAAAAGACGAAGAAAAAGCGTACACCTATATTCTTAGAGCAGCCGAACTTGGTAACCTGAATGCACAATTGCGCTTAATCGATATGCAGTTAGAGGGAAATGGTAGTCCGTATGACTTTGAAAATGCTTATCGATGGCTGCACCATGCGGTTATTGCAGACAAAAAAATCCATAACCAAGCGGCACAAAAGCTAAAAAAATTAGAACAACTCATGCACCCAAAGGCGGTAAAAGCTGCTAAAGCAAGAGCGTATTAA
- the hflK gene encoding FtsH protease activity modulator HflK — protein MAWNEPGKNDNDPWKNRGGKDQGPPELDELFKDLGNRFNGLFGGKNDNKGGTPKGGFGIGLVLIVAIVIWFLSGWYTLREAESGVVLRFGQFHELKEPGLRFNPTFIDTVIPVDIQTVRTIPAAGFMLTEDENVVQVEMEVQYRVVNPQEFLFSVPDPTNSLRQATDSALRSVIGNSKMDDILTSGREIVRQSTRDELEAIIEPYKLGLAVVDVNFKDARPPEQVKDAFDDAIAAREDEVRYVNEARAYASEVEPRARGQVNRMVQEATAYKQGKILTAQGQVAKFEQLLPEYKAAPEVTRQRLYLETMEQVLSSTSKVLVDTKGTGNMMYLPLDKIMQQQGTAPTQVQRPTNTYNTGSSNNTSQPLPNTRSSRGDRFNGGRD, from the coding sequence ATGGCCTGGAATGAGCCGGGAAAAAACGATAATGATCCGTGGAAAAACCGCGGTGGTAAAGATCAGGGGCCACCTGAGCTTGATGAGTTATTTAAAGATCTAGGCAACCGCTTTAACGGTTTGTTTGGTGGCAAAAATGACAACAAAGGCGGAACGCCTAAAGGTGGATTTGGAATCGGTTTGGTTCTCATCGTCGCTATTGTTATTTGGTTCTTGTCAGGTTGGTATACCCTTCGCGAAGCAGAAAGCGGTGTTGTTTTGCGGTTTGGTCAATTCCACGAGCTTAAAGAGCCGGGCTTGCGTTTCAACCCAACCTTCATAGATACAGTTATCCCAGTTGACATCCAAACGGTACGTACAATTCCGGCTGCAGGCTTCATGCTTACAGAAGATGAAAACGTAGTTCAGGTTGAAATGGAAGTTCAGTACCGAGTAGTTAACCCACAAGAATTTTTGTTCTCGGTACCAGATCCTACAAACAGCTTACGCCAAGCAACAGATAGTGCCTTGCGTTCTGTTATTGGTAACTCAAAAATGGATGACATCTTAACGTCAGGCCGTGAAATTGTTCGTCAGAGCACACGAGATGAGTTAGAGGCAATCATCGAGCCTTACAAACTAGGTCTAGCTGTTGTTGACGTCAACTTCAAAGATGCGCGTCCACCAGAGCAAGTAAAAGACGCTTTTGATGACGCTATCGCAGCTCGTGAAGACGAAGTACGTTACGTAAACGAAGCAAGAGCATACGCAAGTGAAGTTGAACCACGTGCTCGTGGTCAAGTAAACCGTATGGTTCAAGAAGCAACGGCGTACAAACAAGGTAAAATTCTAACCGCTCAAGGTCAGGTTGCTAAGTTTGAACAGCTATTACCAGAGTACAAAGCCGCTCCGGAAGTGACTCGTCAACGTTTGTATTTAGAAACGATGGAACAGGTCCTATCAAGTACTTCAAAAGTACTAGTTGATACCAAAGGCACTGGCAACATGATGTATCTACCACTTGATAAGATCATGCAGCAACAGGGTACTGCGCCTACACAGGTTCAGCGTCCTACCAATACGTACAACACAGGTTCTTCTAACAACACGAGCCAGCCACTACCGAATACACGTTCGAGCCGTGGTGACCGTTTTAACGGAGGCCGAGACTAA
- a CDS encoding S41 family peptidase, which translates to MFKPSKFVFVAVTSALLSGCGGSGSGDGQALNDQNTGYANCSAPDANQKLYNYMKDWYFWNEDLPSSFNPESQPDIPNALNALISGVSKDRFSFSMTTAQYDAYQKSEFFGYGFSHQINEDKTGLLIRYTYTEGTPYQVGLRRGDTITAINDIPMSQIIAEVEAGSKTFNDYFGPNEEGYSIVIDFTKSTGEQRQGEITKGKITANTVMATDTLDASIDGKAAKVGYIAFNSFDEISETELETSFATLQQESVDELVLDLRYNSGGLIRVANQLSTQIAGTNVENDVFVTYAYNDSKSSQNQTLYFGLGQGISQLDLNRVVVLTSEMSCSSSELVINGLAPHIDVVQIGDTTCGKPVGMAPQNICNDVVFAINFESQNSESFGDYYDGLQPQCRAVEKVVGDWGDVNDPLLAEGLTYLETGACSTNASSQSIPDFKKPTVDWREGPFAGQNRI; encoded by the coding sequence ATGTTTAAGCCAAGTAAATTCGTATTCGTTGCCGTCACTAGTGCCTTATTATCAGGCTGTGGTGGCTCAGGTTCTGGCGATGGACAAGCCCTAAACGATCAAAATACCGGTTATGCCAATTGTTCGGCTCCCGATGCCAATCAAAAGTTGTATAACTATATGAAAGATTGGTATTTCTGGAACGAAGACTTACCAAGTTCTTTTAATCCTGAATCTCAACCCGATATTCCAAATGCCTTGAATGCGTTAATTTCAGGTGTCAGTAAAGACCGCTTTAGTTTTTCGATGACGACGGCTCAATATGATGCCTATCAAAAAAGTGAATTTTTTGGTTATGGCTTTTCACATCAAATTAACGAAGACAAAACAGGCCTGCTGATCCGCTATACGTATACTGAAGGAACTCCATATCAAGTAGGTTTGCGCAGAGGCGATACTATTACGGCGATTAATGACATTCCTATGTCTCAAATCATTGCCGAAGTCGAAGCGGGTAGCAAAACCTTTAATGATTATTTTGGCCCAAATGAAGAGGGATACTCCATCGTCATAGATTTTACAAAATCGACAGGCGAACAACGTCAAGGCGAGATTACCAAAGGAAAGATCACCGCAAACACAGTGATGGCGACTGATACACTTGATGCGTCTATCGATGGTAAGGCTGCCAAAGTCGGTTACATTGCGTTTAATTCTTTTGATGAGATCTCTGAAACAGAATTAGAAACATCTTTTGCGACATTACAGCAAGAGAGTGTCGATGAATTAGTGTTAGACCTGCGGTACAACAGTGGTGGTTTGATCCGCGTTGCCAATCAATTAAGCACCCAGATCGCCGGTACTAATGTCGAAAATGATGTGTTTGTAACTTATGCCTACAACGATAGTAAGTCGAGCCAAAACCAAACCCTCTACTTTGGTTTAGGACAGGGCATAAGCCAACTCGACTTGAACCGTGTCGTTGTTTTAACTTCCGAAATGAGTTGTTCTTCAAGTGAACTTGTTATTAACGGATTGGCCCCTCACATTGATGTGGTTCAAATTGGCGATACAACGTGCGGTAAACCGGTAGGCATGGCACCTCAAAATATATGTAACGACGTTGTTTTTGCGATTAACTTTGAAAGTCAAAACTCAGAGTCGTTTGGCGATTACTATGATGGCTTGCAGCCACAATGTAGAGCGGTTGAGAAGGTGGTTGGTGATTGGGGTGATGTCAATGACCCATTATTGGCTGAGGGGCTGACGTACTTAGAAACTGGCGCCTGTTCAACTAATGCAAGCAGCCAATCAATACCTGACTTTAAGAAACCAACAGTTGATTGGCGCGAGGGTCCATTTGCGGGTCAAAACCGTATTTAA
- a CDS encoding adenylosuccinate synthase, with protein MGKNVVVLGTQWGDEGKGKVVDLLTDKASYVVRYQGGHNAGHTLVINGEKTVLHLIPSGVLRDGVKCIIGNGVVLSPEALLKEMTMLEERGVPVKERLLISEACPLILPYHIALDQAREIKRGNKAIGTTGRGIGPAYEDKVARRGLRVGDLFNPELFKEKLKEVLDFHNFALVNYYGVEAVDFDKTYNDAMAVADMLKAMVVDVTDLLDKTRLAGESILFEGAQGTLLDIDHGTYPYVTSSNTTAGGVATGAGFGPCHIDYVLGIVKAYTTRVGSGPFPTELNDEVGNHLGTKGHEFGATTGRERRCGWFDAVAMKRAIQLNSITGFCLTKLDVLDGLEEIKICTGYELEDGSVVDVPPMAAEGYEKAKPIYETVPGWSENSFGVTEFDKLPKAAQSYIKRLEEITGVPMDIISTGPDRSETFILRNPFGE; from the coding sequence ATGGGCAAAAACGTTGTTGTTTTAGGCACCCAATGGGGTGACGAAGGTAAAGGTAAGGTTGTAGACCTACTGACAGATAAGGCTTCTTATGTAGTGCGTTATCAAGGCGGTCACAATGCTGGCCATACTCTTGTTATCAACGGTGAAAAAACCGTTCTTCACTTAATTCCTTCTGGCGTATTACGCGATGGTGTTAAATGTATCATTGGTAACGGCGTTGTATTATCTCCAGAAGCGTTATTAAAAGAAATGACTATGCTTGAAGAGCGTGGTGTTCCAGTTAAAGAACGCCTTCTTATCTCTGAAGCATGTCCACTAATTCTGCCTTACCACATTGCGCTAGACCAAGCGCGTGAAATTAAGCGTGGTAACAAAGCAATCGGTACAACCGGTCGTGGTATCGGTCCAGCTTACGAAGACAAAGTTGCTCGTCGTGGTTTGCGTGTAGGTGATTTATTTAACCCTGAGTTATTCAAAGAAAAGCTAAAAGAAGTATTGGACTTCCACAACTTTGCTCTTGTGAACTACTACGGTGTTGAAGCAGTAGATTTTGATAAGACGTACAACGATGCAATGGCTGTAGCAGATATGCTAAAAGCTATGGTTGTTGACGTAACTGACCTACTAGACAAAACACGTCTAGCGGGCGAATCAATCTTATTCGAAGGTGCACAAGGTACGTTACTTGACATCGACCACGGTACATACCCATATGTAACATCTTCAAACACGACGGCTGGTGGTGTAGCGACAGGTGCTGGTTTTGGTCCTTGTCACATCGATTACGTTTTAGGTATCGTTAAGGCATACACGACTCGCGTTGGTTCAGGTCCATTCCCTACGGAGCTAAACGACGAAGTAGGTAATCACTTAGGTACTAAAGGTCACGAGTTCGGTGCGACAACAGGTCGTGAGCGTCGTTGTGGTTGGTTTGATGCTGTTGCAATGAAACGCGCTATCCAACTTAACTCAATCACAGGTTTCTGTTTAACTAAACTTGACGTATTAGACGGTTTGGAAGAAATCAAGATCTGTACTGGTTACGAGTTAGAAGATGGTTCAGTTGTAGATGTACCACCTATGGCGGCAGAAGGTTACGAAAAAGCTAAGCCTATTTACGAAACAGTACCAGGTTGGTCTGAAAACTCGTTCGGTGTTACTGAGTTCGACAAGCTTCCTAAAGCGGCTCAAAGCTACATCAAACGTTTAGAAGAAATCACTGGTGTGCCAATGGATATTATTTCTACTGGTCCAGACCGCAGCGAAACGTTTATTCTACGTAACCCGTTCGGTGAATAA
- the hfq gene encoding RNA chaperone Hfq codes for MAKGQSLQDPFLNALRRERIPVSIYLVNGIKLQGQVESFDQFVILLKNTLSQMVYKHAISTIVPARPFQTNPHYAGNNDDSE; via the coding sequence ATGGCTAAGGGGCAGTCTTTACAAGACCCGTTTTTGAATGCATTACGTCGTGAGCGCATTCCCGTTTCGATTTATTTAGTGAACGGTATCAAATTACAAGGCCAAGTAGAGTCATTTGATCAGTTTGTCATTTTGCTGAAAAACACACTAAGTCAAATGGTTTACAAGCACGCAATTTCTACAATTGTTCCAGCCAGACCGTTCCAAACGAATCCGCACTATGCAGGTAATAACGACGACTCAGAATAA